A section of the Diabrotica virgifera virgifera chromosome 8, PGI_DIABVI_V3a genome encodes:
- the LOC126890226 gene encoding uncharacterized protein LOC126890226 translates to MTDGNTSANTSASVDRISVKITPFWPNDPEIWFLQVENQFTLANITSDATKFNYIVANLDTAYILEVRDIIVSPPATEKYAKLKSELIKRLSASQQQKIKRLLEHEELGDRRPSQFLRHLQSLAGTTIPDNIVRSLWLGRLPASTQAILATQAKASLDAVAELADTISEAIAPRAQISEASNALETTIEKLTAELAVK, encoded by the coding sequence ATGACGGACGGTAATACCAGTGCCAACACCAGTGCTTCAGTCGATCGGATTTCAGTTAAAATCACACCTTTCTGGCCCAACGATCCTGAAATATGGTTCCTGCAAGTAGAAAACCAATTTACACTGGCAAATATAACAAGTGACGCAACCAAATTCAACTATATAGTTGCCAATTTAGACACAGCCTACATATTAGAAGTTAGGGACATCATTGTTTCACCACCAGCCACAGAGAAgtatgcaaaattaaaatcagaatTAATTAAGAGACTTAGTGCATCACAGcaacaaaagattaaaagacTACTCGAGCATGAAGAACTGGGCGATCGAAGACCTTCGCAGTTCTTACGACATTTACAGTCTTTAGCAGGCACAACGATACCGGACAATATTGTAAGGTCTCTGTGGTTAGGTAGACTGCCAGCGTCTACACAGGCTATTCTAGCTACTCAAGCTAAAGCTAGTTTGGACGCAGTTGCCGAGCTAGCTGACACAATATCTGAAGCGATAGCTCCTAGGGCCCAAATTTCAGAAGCTTCTAACGCTCTTGAAACTACCATAGAGAAATTGACAGCCGAATTAGCTGTGAAATGA